Genomic DNA from Marinobacter sp. LV10MA510-1:
CGGATTGCCCAACACAGACCTGAGCTTTTTGGGATTGATTACGTACATTGGTGTAATCGCTGCGATTGTGCAGATCATGGAAATGGTTCTGGATAAGTACATACCGGCGCTATATGCCGCACTTGGGGTTTTTCTACCGCTTATCACCGTGAACTGCGCCATTTTGGGTGCAGCCCTTTTCATGGTAGAGCGCGACTACACCTTCGGTGAGAGTGTGGTGTACGGTTTCGGCGCCGGCGTAGGCTGGGCCTTGGCGATTGTGGCTTTGGCCGGCATTCGGGAAAAACTCAAGTACAGCGACGTACCGGAAGGCCTGCGGGGCTTGGGCATAACCTTTATTACTGTGGGTTTGATGTCATTAGGTTTTATGTCTTTCTCCGGCATTTCCCTGTAATTCACCCGGTGATTCGGATAAACGAAAGGGCGAGATCATGAATACAGAAATTATTCTCGGCGTAGTCATGTTCACTGTGATTGTTTTGGCGCTGGTTGCGATTATTCTTGCGGCCCGCTCCCAGCTGGTCAGTACCGGTGATGTGACCATTGAAATTAACGACGACCCCGAGCACACGGTGAAAACCGAAGCCGGTGGAAAGTTGCTGAATACATTGGCCGGCAGCGGTATTTTTCTGTCGTCTGCTTGTGGCGGCGGTGGCACCTGCGCCCAATGCAAATGTAAGGTTTTCGACGGCGGCGGCGCTATGCTGCCCACCGAAAAGACTCATTTTACCAACCGCGAAGAAAAAGAAGGCTGGCGCCTGTCGTGCCAGGTTCCGGTAAAACAGGACATGAAAATTGAAGTGCCGGAAGAGTTCTTCGGCGTTAAGAAGTGGGAATGCGAAGTGGTGAGCAACCACAACCAGGCCACCTTCATCAAAGAATTGATTCTGAAGTTGCCAGAGGGTGAAGAAGTTGCCTTCCGTGCTGGCGGTTATGTACAGCTGGAATGTCCGGCGTACGAAATTGACTTCAAGGAATTTGCGATTGAAGAAGAGTTCCGTGAAGATTGGAACAAGCACGAT
This window encodes:
- the nqrE gene encoding NADH:ubiquinone reductase (Na(+)-transporting) subunit E; protein product: MEHYISLLIKAIFVENMALAFFLGMCTFLAISKKIEAATGLGIAVVVVLTLTVPVNNLIYNNILREGALSWAGLPNTDLSFLGLITYIGVIAAIVQIMEMVLDKYIPALYAALGVFLPLITVNCAILGAALFMVERDYTFGESVVYGFGAGVGWALAIVALAGIREKLKYSDVPEGLRGLGITFITVGLMSLGFMSFSGISL